CCTGCTGTCGCCGACGAGCATTGTCCTGTCGTACTTCATAAACTTTTCCTTCAGGTTCATGTCGTTGGTCCACTCAACGAGGGCCCTGGCTATGGCAACTCTAGCTGCCTCAGCCTGGCCCATGAAGCCTCCGCCCTCAACCTTGACGTCTATGTCAACCCTGCTGACGATCTCTTCACCTGCAAGGATGAGCGGCTCCATGATGGTGAAGCGCGCTATCTCCGGCTCGATGATCTCGACGGGCTTGTGGTTGATCCTGACGCGGCCCTTTCCTTCCCTTATGGTGGCCCTCGCAACGGCCGTCTTC
This sequence is a window from Thermococcus kodakarensis KOD1. Protein-coding genes within it:
- a CDS encoding 30S ribosomal protein S9 produces the protein MRVIQTAGKRKTAVARATIREGKGRVRINHKPVEIIEPEIARFTIMEPLILAGEEIVSRVDIDVKVEGGGFMGQAEAARVAIARALVEWTNDMNLKEKFMKYDRTMLVGDSRRTEPHKPNRSTKGPRAKRQKSYR